One region of Pseudomonas sp. B21-040 genomic DNA includes:
- a CDS encoding flagellar hook-associated protein 3, with protein MRISTAQFYESSAANYQKNFSNVVKSSEEASSLVRINTAADDPVGASRLLQLGQQASMLDQYKANTNTLKSTLGQTESVMTSITNVLQRAQELAIGAGNAGYTDADRQANASELGQIEEQLLSLMNSQDENGKYIFSGSKGDTVPFTRNADGTYSYNGDQVTLDLKVGDTMSMATNSTGWEVFQQAVNTSRSQVTMTAPAVDDGRVVLSNGQVSSSVTYNSKFRSGEPYTVDFVSGTQLKITDSGGNDVTAEASQGGAFNPATTVGQTVSFRGVDLNLNINLAVGDNAATVLPGHSFTLAAKPDTFTATRSPGNPTATQVTGSSITNPVAYHASFPTGSAVMKFTSATAFDLYAAPLTANSQPVSSGTVAAGIATASGVSFTLAGTPGAGDQFSVAVNTHETQNILDTVNQLKTALNTPISGNPIQIQKFQAALASGIGNLASGSDQLSSSLSSVGGRGAALSTQSETNQSLVMANTQTQSAIRDSDPAEVMTRLTLQQTMLQASQLAFSKIAQLGLFNKI; from the coding sequence ATGCGCATTTCTACCGCCCAGTTTTACGAGTCCTCTGCTGCCAACTATCAGAAGAACTTCTCCAACGTGGTCAAGAGCAGCGAAGAGGCCAGCAGCCTGGTTCGCATCAACACTGCTGCGGATGATCCGGTTGGCGCTTCGCGTTTGTTGCAGCTCGGCCAACAGGCTTCGATGCTCGACCAGTACAAAGCCAACACCAATACCCTGAAGTCGACCCTGGGTCAGACCGAGTCGGTCATGACCAGCATCACCAACGTACTTCAGCGCGCCCAGGAACTGGCGATCGGTGCCGGCAACGCCGGTTACACCGACGCCGACCGTCAGGCCAACGCTTCGGAACTGGGTCAGATCGAAGAGCAGTTGCTGAGCCTGATGAACAGCCAGGACGAGAACGGCAAGTACATCTTCTCCGGCTCCAAGGGCGACACCGTGCCGTTCACCCGCAACGCCGATGGTACCTACAGCTACAACGGCGACCAGGTCACCCTCGATTTGAAAGTCGGCGACACCATGTCGATGGCCACCAATAGCACCGGTTGGGAAGTGTTCCAGCAGGCCGTCAACACCAGCCGCAGCCAGGTCACCATGACCGCGCCGGCCGTGGATGACGGTCGCGTGGTCCTGTCCAATGGCCAGGTGTCGTCGAGCGTGACCTACAACAGCAAGTTCCGTTCGGGCGAGCCGTACACCGTCGATTTCGTCAGCGGCACCCAGTTGAAAATCACCGACTCGGGCGGTAACGACGTGACCGCTGAAGCCAGTCAGGGTGGCGCGTTCAACCCGGCGACCACGGTTGGCCAGACCGTGTCGTTCCGTGGCGTCGACCTGAACCTGAACATCAATCTGGCGGTCGGTGACAACGCAGCCACCGTGCTGCCAGGCCACAGCTTTACGCTTGCGGCCAAGCCTGACACCTTCACGGCAACCCGCAGCCCGGGCAACCCGACAGCCACTCAGGTCACTGGCAGCAGCATCACCAACCCAGTGGCTTATCACGCCAGTTTCCCTACGGGATCGGCAGTGATGAAGTTCACCAGCGCCACGGCGTTCGACCTGTACGCAGCACCTTTGACCGCCAACAGCCAGCCAGTGTCTTCCGGCACCGTAGCGGCTGGCATCGCCACCGCTTCGGGCGTGAGCTTCACCCTGGCCGGTACGCCGGGCGCGGGCGATCAGTTCAGCGTGGCCGTCAATACCCACGAAACCCAGAACATCCTGGATACCGTGAACCAGTTGAAGACTGCGCTGAATACGCCAATCAGCGGCAATCCGATCCAGATTCAGAAGTTTCAGGCTGCGTTGGCCTCGGGCATCGGCAACCTGGCGAGCGGCAGCGATCAGTTGTCCAGCTCTCTGAGTTCGGTGGGCGGTCGTGGTGCAGCCCTGTCTACCCAGAGCGAAACCAATCAGAGTCTGGTCATGGCCAACACCCAGACCCAGTCGGCGATCCGCGATTCTGATCCAGCCGAAGTCATGACCCGCCTGACCTTGCAGCAAACCATGTTGCAAGCGTCGCAACTGGCTTTCAGCAAGATTGCTCAACTGGGCTTGTTCAACAAAATCTGA